A region of Phaeodactylum tricornutum CCAP 1055/1 chromosome 14, whole genome shotgun sequence DNA encodes the following proteins:
- a CDS encoding predicted protein, which produces MAHSQESLTAMQAAMSVADIIRKYVLQSEQEGLIINENLAKQSRENTSDSWISVPDFITRTPGLLEGITAGLVSLGVLTPVRRVFLGAVGRSFGDLPEIFITVSQVILSADVGFLTCSVLGSRHYLHSLASVSSSAPSPTADQICNHKLVQELSARPNFIDPSRTMDPSSKPSSVAQWDPRLVLAIDLQEALRTCRDRQTHQSSLLLSPSIRNFP; this is translated from the coding sequence ATGGCGCATTCCCAAGAATCATTGACCGCAATGCAAGCAGCGATGAGCGTCGCTGACATTATTCGCAAGTATGTCCTTCAGTCCGAACAGGAAGGATTGATTATCAACGAAAATCTGGCAAAGCAATCGAGAGAGAACACTAGCGACTCTTGGATCAGCGTTCCAGATTTCATCACTCGAACGCCTGGTTTATTGGAAGGAATTACCGCTGGTTTAGTTTCACTTGGAGTCTTGACACCGGTGCGTCGAGTCTTTTTGGGCGCCGTCGGTCGATCGTTCGGGGATCTGCCCGAAATTTTTATTACCGTTTCACAAGTGATTTTGAGTGCTGATGTGGGTTTCTTGACCTGCAGCGTCTTAGGGTCACGGCATTACCTACACAGCTTGGCCAGCGTGTCCAGTTCCGCCCCCAGTCCGACCGCCGATCAAATATGCAATCACAAGCTTGTTCAGGAACTCTCGGCGCGTCCCAATTTCATAGATCCAAGCAGAACAATGGATCCATCATCCAAACCGAGCTCTGTAGCACAGTGGGATCCGCGTCTAGTTTTGGCCATCGATTTGCAGGAAGCATTGCGAACCTGTCGCGACCGGCAGACTCATCAAAgttcgttgctgctgtctccTTCAATCCGGAATTTTCCGTAA
- a CDS encoding protein kinase — protein sequence MPIAMTMNINGSLAWPDHVPKSMADHIHDEVRDTVANSRLVRKSDGIALVSQNELQIGPILGQGAFSEVHEVRVLNEQGDAHTYAMKHLKFKLMSQPDNFRLAAAELAIEAHMLASFDHPNIMRIRGWAANGVASFTFGKHDSFFLLLDKLDETLDQRINTWEKQQVMMKSQQIQSINPVIDLWRRFSNQNPHEAAALDGEIRLYQDQLYLEKLGICAEIASALAYLHNQGVIFRDLKPNNIGFLNGRVQLFDFGLSREIPSCDFSQAFEMSGKVGTLRYMAVEVACHQRYNVSADVYSWAMVCYEVLTHQKPFADWTRDMHQHLVCGRGMRPETDRLPRNIGALLQASWSQRAHERPHMLAAMHKTRMLEEQHLFSCSSLHQPTPLHENVDVAVELPHNFSLIRKCPDRTFSNDTQNTGTTMSMSGLRDYV from the coding sequence ATGCCTATAGCCATGACGATGAACATCAACGGCAGCTTAGCCTGGCCAGACCATGTGCCGAAAAGCATGGCTGATCACATCCACGATGAAGTGCGAGACACGGTCGCAAACAGTCGGCTTGTTCGAAAGTCAGATGGAATTGCTCTCGTATCTCAAAATGAGCTACAGATAGGGCCAATTTTAGGACAGGGGGCCTTTTCGGAAGTACATGAAGTTCGAGTCTTGAACGAGCAAGGGGACGCCCACACATACGCCATGAAACACTTAAAATTCAAGCTCATGAGCCAGCCAGACAACTTTCGCCTCGCTGCAGCTGAGCTTGCAATCGAAGCCCATATGCTAGCTAGCTTCGATCATCCAAATATCATGAGAATTAGAGGCTGGGCTGCAAATGGAGTTGCGTCGTTCACCTTCGGCAAACATgattctttctttcttttgctcgaCAAACTCGATGAGACCCTGGATCAGCGCATTAACACTTGGGAAAAGCAACAAGTCATGATGAAATCTCAGCAGATTCAAAGTATCAATCCAGTTATTGATCTATGGAGACGTTTCAGCAACCAAAACCCACACGAGGCAGCTGCTTTGGACGGCGAGATTCGACTATATCAAGACCAGCTCTACCTTGAAAAGCTGGGAATTTGCGCCGAAATCGCCTCGGCACTCGCATACCTTCACAACCAGGGGGTTATCTTTCGTGACTTGAAGCCAAACAATATTGGATTTCTGAATGGCCGTGTCCAATTATTCGACTTCGGTCTCAGTCGCGAAATCCCATCATGCGACTTTAGCCAAGCTTTCGAAATGTCTGGCAAAGTGGGTACTCTCCGTTATATGGCCGTGGAAGTCGCTTGTCACCAACGCTATAATGTCTCAGCAGACGTTTACAGCTGGGCGATGGTCTGTTACGAAGTCTTGACTCATCAAAAGCCGTTCGCGGACTGGACGCGCGATATGCACCAGCATTTGGTTTGCGGTCGTGGAATGCGCCCAGAAACGGATCGTCTTCCTAGAAATATAGGTGCATTGCTACAAGCCAGTTGGTCGCAACGAGCTCATGAGCGGCCTCATATGTTGGCAGCTATGCATAAGACCCGAATGTTGGAAGAGCAGCACTTGTTTTCATGCTCCTCTCTTCATCAACCTACACCGCTTCACGAAAATGTCGATGTGGCCGTTGAACTGCCGCATAACTTTTCATTGATCCGAAAGTGTCCGGATAGAACGTTTTCCAACGACACACAAAATACTGGGACCACCATGTCTATGTCGGGACTGAGAGACTACGTATAA
- a CDS encoding predicted protein, translating to MSSNRGARESGTTPAAVISTAMAAPSPDSLKECWWVVDMRRPQEASTLLVLSCGKAYGWISSYAQRILKSYRQFLELKQIMEDWNSTLLVPARPVELMWREHVSHTQHYFDACSLLFGRLINHIPDQEMDQVARKIRIQTTQTALKARFGKRAIDQEVWTFESLTIGCAVARKQHQKVPHLSKAPSKRKRAPADSLNKLSFAHASAASMTSTEETLNKNGKLRIRIQANTVAPDPLMVSSIGSVTQPRPRKRVTEAGLIAPRCPPLQLEDGSFARPPGRAPTDCYWDTAKGMYAPNIAPEVFLKRTDEGKSSFTGTPLENDNMAASSKPRGSVGMSQAAEATRVFDLAMQTETLDASSVFPKRRLRLSLKRPFHSTTLERNVGKKGTTKNEKSRLEKKSRTTGQFEEIDVVDLSNKSDLAVLNTHSYKRRHRLPPIRFRDTNPVEDAPRHVLMNDPAIPIDAYKQTSGCLLVSDNAVDTSVTSTESRVVNETSQCVTPLGLEPFDSRREVEPGLSIYKSVSRRGRQASWSDSATARL from the coding sequence ATGAGCTCAAACAGAGGAGCTCGGGAGAGTGGAACTACTCCGGCAGCCGTAATTTCCACCGCCATGGCCGCACCGTCTCCCGATAGTCTCAAGGAATGTTGGTGGGTGGTTGATATGAGACGACCGCAAGAAGCGTCCACCCTCCTTGTGTTAAGCTGTGGTAAAGCTTACGGATGGATATCCTCGTACGCGCAGCGAATCTTGAAATCATATCGTCAATTTTTGGAGCTCAAGCAGATCATGGAAGACTGGAATAGCACGCTCCTTGTTCCCGCTAGACCAGTGGAACTTATGTGGCGTGAGCATGTGTCTCATACGCAGCACTATTTTGACGCGTGTAGTCTCTTGTTTGGAAGACTCATTAATCATATCCCTGACCAAGAAATGGACCAAGTGGCTCGAAAGATTCGCATTCAAACGACACAAACAGCTCTCAAGGCTCGCTTTGGGAAACGAGCGATTGATCAGGAAGTGTGGACTTTTGAAAGTCTAACAATAGGCTGTGCTGTGGCTCGCAAGCAGCACCAGAAAGTTCCCCACTTGTCGAAAGCCCCATCGAAGCGAAAACGGGCACCAGCCGATTCCCTGAATAAGCTGTCATTTGCTCACGCTAGTGCTGCATCAATGACGTCAACTGAAGAAACTTTGAATAAAAATGGGAAACTGAGAATCCGTATTCAAGCCAATACTGTAGCGCCTGATCCTCTTATGGTATCGTCCATTGGAAGTGTCACTCAACCACGGCCTCGAAAACGTGTTACCGAAGCGGGATTGATTGCGCCTCGATGTCCCCCTCTCCAACTCGAGGACGGCAGTTTCGCCCGTCCACCAGGTCGCGCACCGACGGATTGTTATTGGGATACCGCTAAAGGCATGTATGCCCCCAACATCGCACCGGAAgtttttttgaaacggacGGACGAGGGGAAGTCCAGCTTCACTGGTACACCTTTAGAGAACGATAATATGGCAGCGTCTTCGAAACCTCGCGGCTCTGTCGGGATGTCTCAGGCAGCCGAAGCCACAAGAGTTTTTGATTTGGCCATGCAGACCGAGACGCTGGATGCGAGCAGTGTTTTTCCAAAGCGTCGTCTCCGATTGTCCTTGAAACGGCCGTTTCATTCAACAACACTTGAACGAAATGTAGGGAAGAAAGGAACGACAAAGAACGAAAAAAGtagattggaaaagaaatccAGAACGACTGGTCAGTTCGAGGAGATTGACGTTGTGGACCTCTCTAATAAGTCAGATTTGGCTGTCTTGAATACGCACTCTTACAAACGTCGGCACCGTCTACCACCTATTCGATTCCGAGATACAAATCCAGTTGAGGATGCACCTCGCCATGTCCTAATGAACGATCCCGCAATTCCAATTGATGCATACAAGCAAACATCAGGATGTCTATTGGTCTCCGACAACGCCGTAGACACGTCCGTAACGTCGACTGAGAGTCGCGTCGTGAACGAAACTTCCCAATGTGTGACACCTTTGGGTCTAGAGCCATTCGATTCTAGGCGGGAAGTCGAGCCTGGTCTGTCGATCTACAAAAGCGTTTCTCGCAGAGGGAGACAGGCCTCCTGGTCCGATTCCGCGACTGCGCGGTTGTAA
- the PAS2 gene encoding predicted protein (PAS2 (PTPL familly; PAS2 bind specifically to Tyr phosphorylated CDKA;1)) yields MATPVAAAKRLRKELQVLRRDPDDTIVLQHDPDNLLSWKAWIKGPEDTPYQDGVFQLDIRCGLDYPLAPPSIKFVTKIFHPNVHFRTGDICLDILKKEWSPAWGLLSACRAVLALLSDPDASSPLNCDAGNMLRSADTLAYDTTAAMYTMENARFIAWPPPLDQDQDG; encoded by the exons ATGGCAACTCCGGTAGCTGCCGCGAAACGCTTACGTAAAGAGCTTCAGGTGCTTCGTCGAGATCCGGACGATACAATTGTGCTCCAGCACGACCCCGACAATCTACTATCCTGGAAGGCCTGGATCAAAGGCCCGGAGGACACACCCTATCAGGACGGTGTCTTTCAACTCGATATTCGTTGCGGTCTGGACTATCCGTTGGCACCACCGTCCATCAAATTTGTTACCAAA ATTTTCCATCCCAATGTGCACTTTCGCACAGGCGATATTTGTTTggatattttgaaaaaggaatgGTCTCCAGCATGGGGCCTCTTGTCAGCCTGCCGGGCTGTCCTGGCCTTGTTATCCGACCCGGACGCCTCATCGCCGCTCAATTGTGACGCGGGGAACATGTTGCGGAGTGCCGATACATTGGCCTACGACACCACGGCCGCAATGTACACAATGGAAAACGCACGGTTCATTGCCTGGCCACCTCCTTTGGACCAAGACCAAGACGGTTGA